In Polaribacter sp. L3A8, a genomic segment contains:
- the recN gene encoding DNA repair protein RecN, translating into MLTQLSINNYALINKLSIDFSSGLSIITGETGAGKSILLGALGLVLGNRADLSSLKDTSTKCIVEAKVALSSYHLEDFFKEVDLDYESETIIRREILPSGKSRAFVNDTPVTLSVLNQLRSKLIDVHSQHQTMQLSDNSFQFTILDALAKNQARIASYQRGFVQLNKLKKELSKLEEKQLIANQKYDYNLHLFKELEEAKIKVDEQEILEEKLEKLNNIEDIKDNLSEALELTINEEIGIQNLLNTLENRLTKISTFSKEYQTLSERITSVKIEIDDIVSELEDANENVDFNPNEAEEINDRLQLLYNLQKKHAVGSNKELIQVFEKISEEVGDVESADEVINEKQKEIDDISVKLDKVADLISKARTSSIPKLTKELQVLLTDLGMENARFSIKIKATKNYFSNGKDELEFLFSANKGGHFGELKKVASGGELSRIMLSVKTILSENTQLPTIIFDEIDTGVSGEVSNKIAAIMQQMSKNMQVIAITHLPQIAAKGINHYKVYKEEVKGVTTTNLKQLTTEERIVEIAEMLSGKDISDSALTHAKELLN; encoded by the coding sequence TTGTTAACACAACTTTCCATTAATAACTACGCATTAATCAATAAGTTATCTATTGATTTTTCTTCTGGTTTATCTATTATTACAGGAGAAACCGGAGCAGGTAAATCCATACTTTTAGGAGCATTAGGATTGGTGCTTGGTAACAGAGCCGATTTATCTTCATTAAAAGATACTTCAACAAAATGTATTGTTGAAGCAAAAGTTGCGCTTTCTAGTTATCATTTAGAAGACTTTTTTAAAGAAGTAGATTTAGATTACGAGTCTGAAACCATTATTAGAAGAGAAATTTTACCATCTGGTAAATCAAGAGCTTTTGTAAATGATACGCCTGTTACGCTGTCTGTTTTAAATCAATTAAGATCTAAATTGATAGATGTACACTCTCAGCATCAAACAATGCAACTGTCTGATAACAGTTTTCAGTTTACTATTTTAGATGCCTTGGCAAAAAATCAAGCAAGAATTGCTTCTTACCAAAGAGGATTTGTACAGTTAAACAAATTAAAAAAAGAACTTAGTAAGTTAGAGGAAAAGCAATTAATTGCAAATCAGAAATACGACTATAATTTACATCTTTTTAAGGAATTAGAAGAAGCTAAAATTAAAGTTGATGAGCAAGAGATTTTAGAAGAAAAGCTAGAGAAATTAAACAATATAGAAGACATAAAAGACAATTTATCGGAAGCACTTGAGCTTACGATAAATGAAGAAATCGGAATTCAGAATTTACTAAACACTTTAGAAAACAGACTGACTAAAATTTCTACGTTTTCTAAAGAATATCAAACGTTATCAGAAAGAATTACTTCTGTAAAAATAGAAATTGATGATATTGTTTCTGAGTTAGAAGATGCTAATGAAAATGTAGATTTCAACCCAAATGAAGCAGAAGAAATTAATGACAGATTACAATTGCTATATAATTTACAGAAAAAACATGCTGTTGGTTCAAATAAAGAACTAATACAAGTTTTCGAAAAAATTTCTGAAGAAGTAGGTGATGTAGAATCTGCAGACGAAGTAATTAACGAAAAGCAAAAGGAAATAGATGATATTTCTGTAAAATTAGATAAAGTAGCAGATTTAATTTCTAAAGCAAGAACAAGCTCAATACCTAAATTAACAAAAGAATTGCAAGTTTTGTTAACCGATTTAGGAATGGAAAACGCTCGTTTTTCAATAAAGATAAAAGCAACTAAAAATTATTTTTCAAACGGTAAAGACGAATTAGAATTCCTTTTTTCTGCTAATAAAGGCGGACATTTTGGTGAGTTAAAGAAAGTGGCTTCTGGTGGAGAATTGTCTAGAATTATGCTTTCTGTAAAAACAATTTTATCAGAAAACACACAATTACCAACCATTATTTTCGATGAAATAGATACGGGAGTTTCTGGTGAGGTTTCTAATAAAATAGCAGCCATTATGCAGCAGATGAGTAAAAATATGCAAGTAATTGCTATTACGCATTTACCGCAAATTGCCGCAAAAGGAATCAATCACTACAAGGTGTATAAAGAAGAAGTAAAGGGTGTTACCACAACTAATTTAAAACAATTAACTACAGAAGAACGTATTGTAGAAATTGCAGAAATGTTAAGTGGTAAAGATATTTCCGACTCTGCATTAACACACGCAAAAGAATTATTGAATTAG
- a CDS encoding glycoside hydrolase family 2 TIM barrel-domain containing protein: MHPNLYSLLIDLKDEKNNTIEAISIKVGFRNIKIENSQFLVNGQPVLVKGANLHDHSDTEGHAVKEEVTFYATKNDS, translated from the coding sequence ATGCACCCAAATTTATACTCTTTATTGATCGACTTAAAAGACGAAAAAAATAATACTATAGAAGCAATAAGTATTAAAGTAGGTTTTAGAAATATTAAGATAGAGAATAGCCAGTTTTTAGTGAATGGGCAACCTGTACTTGTTAAAGGAGCCAATCTGCATGACCATAGTGATACAGAAGGACATGCTGTTAAAGAAGAAGTAACATTTTATGCTACTAAAAACGATTCGTAA
- a CDS encoding LysR substrate-binding domain-containing protein encodes MSNQIEYRHIRYFLAVAETLHFRKAAEKLYISQPGLTRQIKNMEDDLGVKLFDRHNRKVELTKTGEYLRKELTRNLNELTEILDFAKLVNNGVEGNLNFGYVGSAMKKIIPQLLLRLKEEYENVVFNLKEMNNQQQIEQLLSNEIDVGFVRLDRVPAGLGIYEVLKEPFCLVLPIEHPLNSDNFKSLIQLEKVPFIMFDSSDSSSYYEKVMQLFDDSGFSPIVSHSTIHAASIYSLVENGLGISIVPASLTLTDNKKVKFIALDKMTQRTSLSVIWNKNNKNPSLQHLLKFIEEI; translated from the coding sequence ATGAGTAATCAAATAGAGTATAGACACATTCGATATTTTTTGGCTGTTGCAGAGACACTTCATTTTAGAAAGGCGGCAGAGAAATTATATATTTCTCAACCTGGTTTAACAAGGCAGATTAAAAATATGGAAGACGATTTAGGTGTAAAGCTTTTTGATCGTCATAATAGAAAAGTTGAGTTAACAAAAACAGGCGAGTATTTAAGAAAAGAATTAACTCGTAATTTAAATGAGTTAACCGAAATTTTAGATTTTGCAAAATTGGTAAATAATGGTGTTGAAGGGAATTTGAATTTTGGATATGTGGGATCCGCCATGAAAAAAATAATACCTCAATTATTGTTGAGGTTAAAGGAAGAGTATGAAAATGTTGTTTTCAATTTAAAGGAAATGAACAACCAGCAACAAATAGAACAATTGCTTTCTAATGAAATTGATGTTGGCTTTGTACGTTTAGATAGAGTGCCAGCTGGTTTAGGTATTTACGAAGTTTTAAAAGAACCTTTCTGTTTGGTACTGCCCATAGAACATCCGCTGAATAGCGACAATTTTAAAAGTTTAATTCAATTAGAAAAAGTACCATTTATTATGTTCGATTCTTCTGATAGTTCTTCTTATTATGAAAAAGTAATGCAACTTTTTGATGATAGTGGTTTTTCTCCCATCGTTTCTCATAGTACCATACATGCAGCTTCTATATATAGTTTAGTAGAAAATGGTTTGGGTATTTCTATTGTGCCAGCATCTTTAACGTTAACGGATAATAAGAAAGTGAAATTTATAGCATTAGATAAAATGACGCAAAGAACGTCTCTTTCTGTAATTTGGAATAAAAATAATAAAAACCCTTCCTTACAGCATTTGTTAAAGTTTATTGAAGAAATTTAA
- the hutH gene encoding histidine ammonia-lyase, with product MFLYGIDRLTVDKVIAIANGSLKAILNEEAIDNINKCREKVEIMASSNKAIYGINTGFGPLCDTQISPKDTSKLQTNLLITHAVGVGEPIQKELSKIMMICKVHALSQGYSGVRLTLIERIIFFIENDILPVVPEKGSVGASGDLAPLSHLFLPIIGEGECWVDNTIISTNKIYETHHLTPLTLQAKEGLGLINGTQFILAHAIKALQRMEYLLDLADLSGAMVLEGFQGSASPFRKELHEIRPFAGSIKVAKRMRMFLKDSQNVENHFECDRVQDPYSVRCIPQVHGASRNAFQHLNELAEIEMNSVTDNPIVLSDTEAISGGNFHGQPLAMALDYTSIAASELGNIADRRCFLLLEGKYGLPRLLTKSGGLNSGYMIPQYTTAALVTENKSLCFPPSADSIPTSLGQEDHVSMGSISGRKLNQILSNVEMILAIELMYAAQAMEFRRPNQFSTIIEENFKIIRQKVAKLEEDRILKDDINEMILLVRNMAFIVK from the coding sequence ATGTTTTTATACGGAATAGATAGACTTACAGTCGATAAAGTTATTGCCATTGCCAACGGAAGTTTAAAAGCTATTTTAAATGAGGAAGCAATCGACAACATAAATAAATGTAGAGAAAAAGTTGAAATTATGGCAAGTTCCAACAAAGCCATTTACGGAATTAACACCGGTTTCGGACCATTATGCGACACACAAATATCACCAAAAGACACAAGTAAATTACAAACAAACCTACTAATAACACACGCAGTTGGTGTAGGTGAACCAATACAGAAAGAACTTTCTAAAATAATGATGATTTGCAAAGTACATGCATTATCTCAAGGTTATTCTGGAGTTCGATTAACACTTATAGAGCGTATTATTTTCTTTATTGAAAACGATATTCTACCTGTTGTACCAGAAAAAGGTTCCGTAGGTGCTTCTGGAGATTTAGCGCCTCTATCTCACTTATTCTTACCAATAATTGGAGAAGGAGAATGTTGGGTAGACAATACTATTATATCAACCAATAAAATATACGAAACACATCATTTAACACCATTAACACTGCAAGCAAAAGAAGGTTTAGGTTTAATAAATGGTACACAATTTATTTTAGCGCACGCCATTAAAGCATTGCAAAGAATGGAGTATTTACTCGATTTAGCAGATTTATCTGGAGCAATGGTTTTAGAAGGTTTTCAGGGAAGTGCTTCTCCTTTTAGAAAAGAATTACATGAAATAAGACCTTTTGCAGGAAGCATAAAAGTGGCAAAACGCATGAGAATGTTTTTAAAGGATTCTCAGAATGTAGAAAACCATTTCGAATGTGATAGAGTTCAAGACCCCTATTCTGTAAGATGTATACCACAAGTTCACGGAGCCTCTAGAAATGCATTTCAGCATTTAAATGAATTGGCAGAAATAGAAATGAATTCTGTAACAGACAACCCTATTGTATTGAGTGATACAGAAGCTATTTCTGGAGGAAATTTTCATGGACAACCTTTAGCAATGGCGTTAGATTATACTTCTATTGCCGCATCAGAATTAGGAAACATTGCAGACAGAAGGTGTTTTTTACTTTTAGAAGGAAAATACGGTTTACCAAGATTACTTACAAAAAGTGGTGGTTTAAATTCTGGTTATATGATTCCGCAATACACAACCGCAGCTTTGGTTACAGAAAACAAATCGTTATGCTTCCCTCCTTCTGCAGACAGTATTCCTACTTCTTTAGGGCAAGAAGATCATGTTTCTATGGGAAGTATTTCTGGGCGAAAACTAAATCAAATTCTTAGTAATGTAGAAATGATTTTAGCCATAGAATTAATGTACGCAGCACAAGCAATGGAATTTAGAAGACCTAATCAGTTTTCTACCATTATTGAAGAAAATTTTAAAATTATAAGACAAAAAGTAGCGAAATTAGAAGAAGACCGCATTCTTAAAGACGACATTAACGAAATGATATTGTTAGTAAGAAATATGGCATTCATTGTAAAATAA
- a CDS encoding urocanate hydratase gives MTFKEQIQKGIPATLPNKKEYPKNANRAPKRKDILSFDEKKLAIRNALRYFPKEWHQELAIEFAEELKNYGRIYMYRFKPNYKIHARSIEEYPAKSTQAAAIMLMIQNNLDPKVAQHPEELITYGGNGAVFQNWAQYLLVMHYLSEMTNKQTLHIYSGHPMGLFPSSKKAPRVIVTNGMMIPNYSKPDDWEKYNALGVTQYGQMTAGSYMYIGPQGIVHGTTITLMNAFRKVLSKEETSKGKIFLTAGLGGMSGAQPKAGNIADCITIAAEINPKAATKRHQQGWVDLLIDDINDLIKRVKIAQLKNETVSIAYIGNVVEIWERFDEENIFIHLGSDQTSLHIPWTGGYYPVGISYEESNRLISEEPLLFKEKVQESLRRHAKSINKHTKKGTYFFDYGNAFLLESSRAGADVMAENGIDFKYPSYVQDILGPMCFDYGFGPFRWVCASGKAEDLDKTDEIAAKVLQKIMENSPKEIQLQMQDNITWIKDAKKNKMVVGSQARILYADAEGRAKIATAFNDAIKNGKIGPVVLGRDHHDVSGTDSPFRETSNIYDGSKFTADMAIHNVIGDSFRGATWVSIHNGGGVGWGEVINGGFGMLLDGSKQAEKRLKSMLFYDVNNGIARRSWARNDEAIFAIKREMERSPNLKVTLPNLVQDKLLNNLF, from the coding sequence ATGACATTTAAAGAACAAATACAAAAAGGAATTCCGGCTACTTTACCAAACAAAAAAGAATATCCTAAAAACGCCAATAGAGCACCAAAAAGAAAGGACATTTTATCTTTTGATGAAAAAAAATTAGCCATTAGAAATGCGTTGCGTTACTTCCCAAAAGAATGGCATCAAGAGCTTGCGATTGAATTTGCTGAGGAGTTAAAAAATTATGGTAGAATTTATATGTACAGATTCAAACCAAATTATAAAATACACGCACGTTCTATTGAAGAATACCCAGCAAAATCGACGCAAGCAGCGGCAATTATGCTAATGATTCAAAACAACTTAGATCCTAAAGTTGCACAACATCCAGAAGAATTAATTACTTATGGTGGCAATGGAGCGGTTTTTCAGAATTGGGCGCAATACCTATTGGTAATGCATTATTTATCAGAAATGACAAATAAACAAACGTTGCACATTTATTCTGGGCATCCGATGGGCTTATTTCCTTCTTCTAAAAAAGCCCCAAGAGTAATTGTTACCAATGGAATGATGATTCCTAATTACTCGAAACCTGATGATTGGGAAAAATACAATGCTTTAGGTGTTACACAGTACGGACAAATGACCGCTGGTTCTTATATGTACATTGGGCCACAAGGAATTGTACACGGAACAACAATTACCTTAATGAATGCCTTTAGAAAAGTTTTATCAAAAGAAGAAACATCAAAAGGAAAAATATTTTTAACTGCTGGTTTAGGCGGAATGAGTGGTGCACAACCAAAAGCAGGAAACATTGCGGATTGTATTACCATTGCTGCAGAAATAAACCCAAAAGCAGCTACAAAAAGACATCAACAAGGTTGGGTAGATCTTTTAATTGATGATATCAATGATTTGATTAAAAGAGTAAAAATTGCACAACTAAAAAACGAAACGGTTTCCATTGCCTATATTGGTAATGTAGTAGAAATTTGGGAACGTTTTGATGAAGAAAACATTTTTATTCACTTAGGATCGGACCAAACCTCTTTACACATTCCTTGGACGGGTGGTTATTATCCTGTAGGGATTTCTTACGAAGAATCGAACCGATTAATAAGTGAAGAACCTTTACTCTTTAAAGAGAAAGTGCAAGAATCTTTAAGAAGACACGCAAAATCTATTAACAAGCACACTAAAAAAGGGACTTACTTCTTTGATTACGGAAACGCCTTTTTATTAGAATCTTCTAGAGCCGGAGCAGATGTAATGGCAGAAAACGGAATCGATTTTAAATACCCTTCTTATGTGCAAGACATACTAGGCCCTATGTGTTTCGATTATGGTTTTGGTCCATTTAGGTGGGTTTGTGCATCTGGAAAAGCAGAAGATTTAGATAAAACAGATGAAATTGCAGCCAAGGTTTTACAAAAAATCATGGAAAATTCTCCCAAAGAAATTCAATTGCAAATGCAAGACAATATTACTTGGATTAAAGATGCAAAGAAAAACAAAATGGTGGTAGGTTCTCAGGCTCGTATCTTATATGCAGATGCAGAAGGACGCGCAAAAATAGCCACCGCTTTTAATGATGCTATTAAAAATGGAAAAATTGGGCCGGTTGTTTTAGGTAGAGATCATCATGATGTGAGCGGTACAGATTCTCCATTTAGAGAAACATCTAACATCTACGATGGCAGTAAATTTACTGCAGATATGGCAATTCATAATGTTATTGGCGATAGTTTTAGAGGCGCAACTTGGGTTTCTATTCACAATGGCGGCGGCGTTGGTTGGGGTGAAGTAATAAATGGTGGTTTCGGTATGTTATTAGACGGCTCTAAACAAGCAGAAAAACGCTTAAAAAGCATGTTGTTTTACGATGTAAATAATGGTATTGCGCGTAGAAGTTGGGCTAGAAATGATGAAGCTATTTTTGCCATTAAAAGAGAAATGGAAAGGTCGCCCAATTTAAAAGTAACTTTACCTAACTTAGTACAAGACAAACTATTAAACAACTTATTTTAA
- the hutI gene encoding imidazolonepropionase, with protein MATLFKNIKELIQVRTTPISFVSGDEMNILPTIKNAFLIVENGLIANFGEMKECPIENFTKVIDATGKMILPSWCDSHTHLVYAANREGEFADRISGLSYEEIAENGGGIINSAKKLQQTSEDELYQQSEVRLKEVIQLGTGAIEIKSGYGLTAEAELKMLCVIRKLKENYPIEIKATFLGAHAIPLEYKENKAGYIDLLVSNIIPKVAQEKLAEYIDVFCETGYFSASDTKKILEAGKKCGLTPKIHVNQFTAIDGIQVGIQFNALSVDHLEIMRDIDIEALKKTNTMPVALPGCSYFLSIPYTPARKMIDSGLPIALASDFNPGSSPSGNMNFVIATACIKMKMTPQEAINASTINGAYAMGLETKTGTITKGKLANLILTKPINSYAFIPYSFGNNQIEKVYLKGIEIDG; from the coding sequence ATGGCTACATTATTTAAAAATATAAAAGAATTAATTCAAGTTAGAACAACACCAATTTCTTTTGTTTCTGGTGATGAAATGAATATTCTACCTACAATTAAAAATGCTTTTTTAATTGTAGAAAATGGCTTGATTGCTAATTTTGGCGAAATGAAAGAGTGTCCGATTGAGAACTTTACAAAGGTGATTGATGCTACCGGAAAAATGATACTACCTTCTTGGTGCGATTCTCATACACATCTTGTTTATGCAGCTAATAGAGAAGGCGAATTTGCCGATAGAATTAGCGGCTTATCTTACGAGGAAATAGCAGAAAATGGAGGCGGAATTATAAACTCTGCTAAAAAACTACAACAGACTTCAGAGGATGAATTATACCAACAAAGTGAAGTTCGTTTAAAAGAAGTTATTCAACTAGGCACAGGAGCCATAGAGATTAAATCTGGCTACGGATTAACAGCAGAAGCTGAGTTAAAAATGCTTTGTGTTATTAGAAAATTAAAAGAAAACTATCCTATAGAAATAAAAGCAACTTTTTTAGGCGCACATGCAATCCCTTTAGAGTACAAAGAAAATAAAGCAGGTTATATCGATTTATTGGTAAGCAACATCATACCTAAAGTAGCCCAAGAAAAATTGGCAGAATATATAGATGTTTTCTGTGAAACAGGATATTTTTCAGCTTCAGACACCAAAAAAATTCTAGAAGCAGGAAAAAAATGTGGGTTAACTCCAAAGATTCACGTCAATCAATTTACGGCTATTGATGGTATTCAGGTAGGTATTCAATTCAATGCTTTATCTGTAGATCATTTAGAAATCATGAGAGACATCGATATTGAAGCTTTAAAAAAGACCAATACAATGCCTGTTGCATTACCAGGTTGTTCTTATTTTTTAAGCATTCCGTACACACCTGCTCGTAAAATGATTGACTCAGGTTTACCAATAGCCTTAGCATCTGATTTTAACCCAGGTTCTTCACCTTCTGGCAACATGAATTTTGTGATTGCTACAGCATGTATTAAAATGAAAATGACTCCGCAAGAAGCAATCAATGCAAGTACTATAAATGGTGCCTATGCCATGGGTTTAGAAACTAAAACCGGAACAATTACCAAAGGAAAATTAGCTAATTTAATTTTAACCAAACCCATAAATTCTTACGCTTTTATCCCTTATTCTTTTGGAAATAATCAGATTGAAAAAGTATATTTAAAAGGAATAGAAATCGATGGATAA